A window of the Chloroflexota bacterium genome harbors these coding sequences:
- a CDS encoding extracellular solute-binding protein — MKETLSPTGTLSRRRLFRLAAAAGGTATVAMILGACGETEVVTKEVIKEVPVETVVTKEVIKEVAVEKVVTQEVIREVPVQQVITQRVVEEVMVEREILDISFWDFETRPLGVAAQDAWFARAGISADVRMNREVVPFRETEPKILAAKAAGTLPDMVWSQPDATWSWSGQEIVAPATDALDLMGRDIFGENDLNATAVDGVNYGVPQFLWPHILYYRSDLYAQHSLPAPDSWDNILANAQALNNPPDIYGYFTYLLDAHPKMAWSLMPAHDAYVFDENGNNSINSEGTIAALKLAKALDEVSAPGAAARHEGHGRTEFIRGATAHMVSSTSFSGTFLADKPEMLEQVAAVAQPSVAGTGAGLAGMNILNITTQTDYPDRMAEFFAALFDRPNYQEWFQSTVIGWAPTHVDVQNSDEYWGHPRIAPVAHIIRAGVDASQMAWVGGSKYGSKGSGLLGTVTARNIVKDMFIMVFDGESPEDAAAWAEAEVQKVIDEN, encoded by the coding sequence ATGAAAGAGACCTTGAGTCCGACGGGAACGCTGAGCCGGCGGCGTCTGTTCCGCCTGGCTGCGGCGGCCGGTGGAACCGCGACCGTCGCGATGATCCTGGGCGCCTGTGGCGAAACTGAAGTCGTCACCAAGGAAGTCATCAAGGAAGTTCCGGTCGAGACGGTCGTCACCAAGGAAGTGATCAAGGAAGTCGCGGTCGAGAAGGTCGTGACGCAGGAAGTCATCAGGGAAGTTCCCGTCCAGCAGGTCATCACGCAGCGGGTCGTCGAGGAAGTCATGGTCGAACGCGAGATCCTCGACATCTCGTTCTGGGACTTCGAGACGCGGCCGTTGGGCGTGGCGGCGCAGGACGCATGGTTCGCCCGCGCCGGCATTTCAGCCGACGTGCGCATGAACCGCGAAGTGGTGCCGTTCCGCGAGACCGAGCCGAAGATCCTGGCGGCCAAGGCCGCCGGCACGCTGCCGGACATGGTCTGGAGCCAGCCGGACGCAACCTGGAGCTGGTCGGGACAAGAGATCGTCGCGCCGGCGACGGACGCGCTGGACCTGATGGGGCGCGACATCTTTGGCGAGAACGACCTCAACGCCACCGCGGTCGACGGGGTGAACTATGGCGTGCCGCAGTTCCTGTGGCCCCACATCCTGTACTACCGCAGCGACCTCTACGCGCAGCACAGTCTGCCGGCCCCGGACTCGTGGGACAACATCCTGGCGAACGCCCAGGCGCTGAACAACCCGCCGGACATCTACGGCTACTTCACCTACCTGCTGGACGCCCATCCCAAGATGGCGTGGAGCTTGATGCCGGCGCATGACGCCTACGTCTTCGACGAGAATGGCAACAACTCCATCAACAGCGAAGGCACCATCGCGGCGCTCAAGCTGGCCAAGGCCCTGGACGAGGTTTCCGCGCCGGGCGCGGCCGCTCGCCACGAGGGCCACGGTCGGACGGAGTTCATCCGCGGCGCCACGGCGCACATGGTGTCGTCGACCTCGTTCTCCGGCACATTCCTGGCCGACAAGCCGGAAATGCTGGAGCAGGTCGCCGCCGTCGCGCAGCCGAGCGTGGCTGGCACGGGCGCCGGGTTGGCGGGGATGAACATCCTCAACATCACCACGCAGACGGACTACCCCGACCGCATGGCGGAGTTCTTCGCGGCGCTCTTCGACCGCCCGAATTACCAGGAGTGGTTCCAGAGCACGGTGATCGGTTGGGCGCCGACGCACGTGGACGTGCAGAACAGCGACGAGTATTGGGGCCACCCGCGCATCGCACCGGTGGCGCACATCATCCGCGCGGGCGTGGACGCCTCGCAGATGGCGTGGGTCGGCGGATCGAAGTACGGGTCCAAGGGCTCGGGACTTCTCGGGACCGTGACCGCTCGTAACATCGTGAAGGACATGTTCATCATGGTGTTCGACGGTGAAAGCCCCGAGGACGCCGCGGCTTGGGCGGAGGCCGAAGTCCAAAAGGTGATCGACGAGAACTAG